In Quercus lobata isolate SW786 chromosome 12, ValleyOak3.0 Primary Assembly, whole genome shotgun sequence, a genomic segment contains:
- the LOC115970990 gene encoding uncharacterized protein LOC115970990 isoform X1, with protein MEKNNKRKADQLVESVEARVLLVAGAENPDGSLHDLSEVLEDHSYEVFKCNGVDGILPQVKKNRIDIILTEGNLLDPMYVSQHLIQILREMNLPVIMISSNDNNINSHYHWLVGNIVRPILELVENLFYDRINKSGEVKRLKEEIKQVELPDEEKRLKEEVEHDELPDEEKLPEEKRLKEEVEHAELPDKENKKKLEREKAGEHHQRMVWTGDRERMFVKIVTELDKNGKATGKKVWELMHANGFKDISLKQVNSHLQKHRGKLKKVHPVGKDQVDTSPGQGASRNGTEEHSSKTDAPMNTINGNLNTTSQKQHLITELLNNNIPGNFGNPNTFYDRENFENGKGKDIIQDWNCMDDDFFGTSSTQVLQSSPEPIETTPLTIKSYTMGGCQSSSTPLYTMGGCQSNSSMTMEGQPSNLPVNDIHGQAFDKNVPDLQSEKDQKVYTPTGIYFGDFNYEDIDPQQHSINMDIDAFKMNNNVWGF; from the exons atggaaaaaaataacaaacgGAAGGCTGATCAGTTGGTGGAAAGTGTCGAAGCAAGGGTTTTGCTCGTAGCCGGAGCTGAGAATCCTGATGGAAGTCTCCATGATTTGAGTGAAGTGCTTGAAGATCACAGTTACGAAG ttttcaaatgCAATGGAGTGGACGGAATTTTACCTCAggtgaaaaaaaatagaattgatatCATTCTAACCGAAGGAAACCTGCTTGATCCCATGTATGTATCTCAGCATCTTATACAGATCTTACGTGAGATGAATTTGCCGGTTATAA TGATATCATCCAATGATAACAACATCAATAGCCATTACCATTGGTTGGTGGGCAATATTGTGAGGCCTATTCTCGAACTGGTGGAGAACCTTTTTTATGATAGAATAAATAAGTCAGGTGAAGTGAAGCGGCTAAAGGAGGAGATTAAACAAGTTGAATTGCCTGATGAAGAAAAGCGGCTAAAGGAGGAGGTTGAACATGATGAATTGCCTGATGAAGAAAAGTTGCCTGAAGAAAAGCGGCTAAAGGAGGAGGTTGAACATGCTGAATTGCctgataaagaaaataaaaaaaaattagaaagggAAAAAGCTGGTGAACATCACCAACGAATGGTTTGGACAGGGGATCGTGAGCGAATGTTTGTGAAAATTGTGACTGAGTTGGACAAAAATGGAA AGGCTACCGGCAAGAAAGTTTGGGAATTAATGCATGCTAATGGTTTCAAAGATATTTCTTTAAAACAAGTCAATAGTCATCTTCAG AAACATCGTGGCAAACTTAAAAAAGTTCATCCAGTTGGCAAAGATCAAGTCGATACAAGCCCAGGGCAGGGTGCATCTAGGAATGGAACGGAGGAACATTCGAGCAAGACTGATGCACCAATGAACACAATTAATGGAAACCTGAACACCACAAGCCAAAAGCAACACTTGATCACAGAATTACTTAACAATAATATTCCAG GAAATTTTGGAAATCCTAATACTTTCTACgatagagaaaattttgaaaatggaaAAGGGAAAGATATTATTCAAGATTGGAACTGCatggatgatgatttttttgggaCTTCCTCAACTCAAGTCCTTCAGAGTTCACCAGAGCCTATTGAAACTACACCACTTACCATTAAAAGTTATACCATGGGTGGATGCCAGAGTAGTTCAACACCGCTTTATACTATGGGTGGATGCCAGAGTAACTCGTCAATGACCATGGAAGGTCAGCCTTCTAATTTACCTGTCAACGATATTCATGGTCAGGCCTTTGATAAAAACGTGCCTGACCTTCAATCAGAAAAGGACCAGAAGGTATATACTCCTACCGGTATCTATTTTGGAGATTTTAATTACGAAGATATTGATCCGCAGCAGCATTCTATCAACATGGATATTGATGCTTTTAAGATGAACAACAATGTATGGGGTTTTTAG
- the LOC115970990 gene encoding uncharacterized protein LOC115970990 isoform X2 yields the protein MYVSQHLIQILREMNLPVIMISSNDNNINSHYHWLVGNIVRPILELVENLFYDRINKSGEVKRLKEEIKQVELPDEEKRLKEEVEHDELPDEEKLPEEKRLKEEVEHAELPDKENKKKLEREKAGEHHQRMVWTGDRERMFVKIVTELDKNGKATGKKVWELMHANGFKDISLKQVNSHLQKHRGKLKKVHPVGKDQVDTSPGQGASRNGTEEHSSKTDAPMNTINGNLNTTSQKQHLITELLNNNIPGNFGNPNTFYDRENFENGKGKDIIQDWNCMDDDFFGTSSTQVLQSSPEPIETTPLTIKSYTMGGCQSSSTPLYTMGGCQSNSSMTMEGQPSNLPVNDIHGQAFDKNVPDLQSEKDQKVYTPTGIYFGDFNYEDIDPQQHSINMDIDAFKMNNNVWGF from the exons ATGTATGTATCTCAGCATCTTATACAGATCTTACGTGAGATGAATTTGCCGGTTATAA TGATATCATCCAATGATAACAACATCAATAGCCATTACCATTGGTTGGTGGGCAATATTGTGAGGCCTATTCTCGAACTGGTGGAGAACCTTTTTTATGATAGAATAAATAAGTCAGGTGAAGTGAAGCGGCTAAAGGAGGAGATTAAACAAGTTGAATTGCCTGATGAAGAAAAGCGGCTAAAGGAGGAGGTTGAACATGATGAATTGCCTGATGAAGAAAAGTTGCCTGAAGAAAAGCGGCTAAAGGAGGAGGTTGAACATGCTGAATTGCctgataaagaaaataaaaaaaaattagaaagggAAAAAGCTGGTGAACATCACCAACGAATGGTTTGGACAGGGGATCGTGAGCGAATGTTTGTGAAAATTGTGACTGAGTTGGACAAAAATGGAA AGGCTACCGGCAAGAAAGTTTGGGAATTAATGCATGCTAATGGTTTCAAAGATATTTCTTTAAAACAAGTCAATAGTCATCTTCAG AAACATCGTGGCAAACTTAAAAAAGTTCATCCAGTTGGCAAAGATCAAGTCGATACAAGCCCAGGGCAGGGTGCATCTAGGAATGGAACGGAGGAACATTCGAGCAAGACTGATGCACCAATGAACACAATTAATGGAAACCTGAACACCACAAGCCAAAAGCAACACTTGATCACAGAATTACTTAACAATAATATTCCAG GAAATTTTGGAAATCCTAATACTTTCTACgatagagaaaattttgaaaatggaaAAGGGAAAGATATTATTCAAGATTGGAACTGCatggatgatgatttttttgggaCTTCCTCAACTCAAGTCCTTCAGAGTTCACCAGAGCCTATTGAAACTACACCACTTACCATTAAAAGTTATACCATGGGTGGATGCCAGAGTAGTTCAACACCGCTTTATACTATGGGTGGATGCCAGAGTAACTCGTCAATGACCATGGAAGGTCAGCCTTCTAATTTACCTGTCAACGATATTCATGGTCAGGCCTTTGATAAAAACGTGCCTGACCTTCAATCAGAAAAGGACCAGAAGGTATATACTCCTACCGGTATCTATTTTGGAGATTTTAATTACGAAGATATTGATCCGCAGCAGCATTCTATCAACATGGATATTGATGCTTTTAAGATGAACAACAATGTATGGGGTTTTTAG